In Brevibacterium zhoupengii, the following are encoded in one genomic region:
- a CDS encoding amidohydrolase — translation MNLDVLDVSIFDGDSVLPANRISIRDGIITEIGTGTAADPAEHTITATGKLITPGFVDAHVHTTFGGQESLACDLSEAQGLQASLDVIRNYLAATAESAVANSWVTSGGWSMSDFPGGAPSAAILDELSPERPIILLSADHHSAWVNSRAMDLAGLDDSTPTPPGGVIEKDESGTPTGCLHESAMDLVSIHVPDASDATVRAGLLAGQSFLHAFGVTAWMDAIVGDYSGHRSPFDAYVQAEDTGELTAEVVGSLWWPRDVDDIDAQVAALVRQRREQGQFRTTSVKFMLDGIVESRTAAMSSEYACPCGGFGTSYFTREHLHRSFAALDAAGFDIHCHAIGDAANRAALDAFAAIESNPGTTARGDSSRRHHIAHVQVVDPTDIPRFAQLGITANLQALWACHDQQLLDLNLPYLGAERSTWLYPFKSFAHAGTHLAMGSDWPVSTPNPWEAIHVAVNRSHPDAGDPAPLLPEQAIDLATALRAYTSGSAHLLRSEANGRIRTGQIANLALASADPFDLEPLRLAEVHNEMTIAGGRIVHDATTAERQS, via the coding sequence ATGAACCTCGACGTTCTCGACGTCAGCATCTTCGACGGAGACTCCGTCCTGCCTGCGAACCGCATCAGCATCCGCGACGGAATCATCACCGAGATCGGCACCGGAACCGCCGCAGACCCGGCCGAACACACGATCACGGCCACGGGCAAGCTCATCACCCCCGGGTTCGTCGACGCCCATGTGCACACGACCTTCGGCGGGCAGGAGTCCCTGGCCTGTGACCTCAGCGAAGCCCAGGGTCTGCAGGCCTCGCTCGACGTCATCCGCAACTACTTGGCCGCAACGGCCGAGTCTGCCGTAGCGAACTCTTGGGTCACCAGCGGCGGATGGTCGATGTCCGACTTCCCCGGCGGGGCACCGAGTGCTGCGATCCTTGACGAGCTGAGTCCCGAGCGCCCCATCATCCTCCTCAGCGCCGACCATCATTCGGCGTGGGTGAACTCGAGGGCCATGGACCTCGCCGGACTCGACGACTCCACTCCCACCCCGCCTGGCGGCGTCATCGAGAAGGACGAATCCGGGACACCGACCGGGTGCCTGCACGAATCTGCCATGGACCTCGTCTCGATCCACGTCCCCGACGCCAGCGATGCCACCGTCCGCGCCGGACTCCTCGCCGGGCAGTCCTTTCTCCATGCCTTCGGCGTCACCGCATGGATGGACGCCATCGTCGGCGACTACTCCGGGCACCGCTCCCCCTTCGACGCCTACGTCCAAGCAGAGGACACAGGCGAACTGACCGCCGAGGTGGTCGGGAGTCTGTGGTGGCCCCGTGACGTCGACGACATCGACGCCCAGGTCGCAGCCCTGGTCAGGCAGCGGCGAGAACAGGGACAGTTCCGCACCACCTCGGTGAAGTTCATGCTCGACGGAATCGTCGAATCTCGCACGGCCGCCATGAGCAGTGAGTACGCCTGCCCCTGCGGTGGCTTCGGCACCAGCTACTTCACCCGCGAGCACCTGCACCGATCCTTCGCCGCCCTCGACGCGGCCGGCTTCGACATCCACTGCCATGCGATCGGCGATGCGGCCAATAGGGCGGCCCTCGACGCGTTCGCCGCCATCGAGTCCAACCCGGGCACCACCGCACGCGGGGACAGCAGCCGCCGGCACCACATCGCCCACGTTCAGGTCGTCGACCCCACCGACATTCCCCGCTTCGCCCAGCTCGGAATCACCGCGAACCTGCAGGCCCTGTGGGCATGCCACGACCAGCAGCTGCTCGACCTCAATCTTCCCTACCTCGGGGCCGAACGCAGCACCTGGCTCTACCCGTTCAAGTCCTTCGCCCATGCCGGGACTCACCTGGCCATGGGCTCAGACTGGCCTGTGTCGACACCGAATCCCTGGGAGGCGATCCACGTCGCTGTGAACCGTTCACACCCCGATGCCGGCGACCCGGCCCCGCTCCTGCCCGAACAGGCCATCGACCTGGCCACCGCGCTGCGCGCCTACACCTCCGGGTCCGCGCACCTGCTGCGCTCGGAGGCCAACGGCAGAATCCGCACCGGCCAGATCGCGAACCTCGCACTGGCCAGCGCCGACCCCTTCGACCTCGAGCCGCTGAGACTGGCCGAGGTGCACAACGAAATGACGATCGCAGGCGGCCGCATCGTCCACGACGCCACCACCGCTGAAAGGCAATCATGA
- a CDS encoding aminobutyraldehyde dehydrogenase translates to MHYWNGSYHEGSGRPFTLVNPATGETTGEYTLANTADVNEAVASAKAAYPAFKALTPGERAELMLGLATQLEARADELAELESIQTGKSIRLAKEFDVPGSIDNAKFFAGAARQLTGLAAGTYWEKSTSMTRREPLGVVGSIAPWNYPLQMAAWKIFPAVAAGNTIVLKTSEMTPGTSLILAEAATAAGFAPGVINVIAGDGLEAGEALITHPDVVMSSFTGSTKVGRRIMELAAAKGSRVHLELGGKAPFVVFDDADIEAAARGAVAGSLINSGQDCTAATRAIVAREHFTAFTDRVTELMSGVRVGNPTDPATDMGSLISLTHRSRVAEVVDRARETGARIHCGGAIPTTNHLGEALPGNTESTAYYAPTLISGIDTDAEVWREEIFGPVLVALAFDTDDEAIELANDTPYGLAASAWTTTTNRTMRAAADIEAGCVWINEHIPIVSDMPHGGYKASGFGKDMSQYSFDEYTQVKHVFIDQHEDPHHEWQDTIFTS, encoded by the coding sequence ATGCATTATTGGAATGGCAGCTATCACGAAGGCAGCGGCAGACCCTTCACCCTCGTCAACCCCGCCACCGGTGAGACGACCGGAGAGTACACACTCGCGAACACTGCCGACGTCAACGAAGCCGTCGCCTCGGCGAAAGCCGCCTACCCCGCATTCAAGGCACTGACTCCAGGCGAACGTGCGGAGCTGATGCTCGGTCTCGCCACCCAGCTCGAGGCTCGCGCAGACGAACTCGCCGAACTCGAGTCCATACAGACGGGCAAGTCCATCCGCCTGGCCAAGGAATTCGACGTGCCCGGCTCCATCGACAATGCGAAGTTCTTCGCCGGTGCCGCCCGGCAGCTCACCGGCTTAGCCGCCGGCACCTATTGGGAGAAGTCGACGTCGATGACCCGGCGCGAACCCCTCGGCGTCGTCGGTTCGATCGCCCCGTGGAACTACCCGCTGCAGATGGCCGCGTGGAAGATCTTCCCCGCCGTCGCGGCCGGCAACACGATCGTGCTCAAGACCTCGGAGATGACTCCGGGAACCTCGCTCATCCTCGCCGAGGCCGCCACCGCGGCAGGATTCGCCCCCGGTGTCATCAACGTCATCGCCGGTGATGGGCTCGAAGCCGGGGAAGCGCTCATCACCCACCCCGACGTCGTCATGTCTTCGTTCACCGGCTCGACGAAGGTCGGCCGGCGCATCATGGAACTCGCCGCGGCCAAGGGCTCCCGCGTCCACCTCGAACTCGGTGGCAAGGCCCCGTTCGTGGTCTTCGACGACGCCGACATCGAGGCCGCCGCACGTGGCGCCGTGGCAGGGTCGCTCATCAACTCCGGTCAGGACTGCACCGCGGCCACACGGGCCATCGTCGCCCGCGAGCACTTCACCGCCTTCACCGATCGCGTCACCGAACTCATGAGCGGCGTGCGCGTGGGCAACCCGACTGACCCCGCCACCGACATGGGCTCTCTCATCTCCCTGACCCACCGTTCACGGGTCGCCGAGGTCGTCGACCGGGCCCGCGAAACCGGGGCCCGGATCCACTGCGGCGGAGCGATCCCGACGACGAACCACCTCGGCGAGGCCCTGCCCGGGAATACCGAGTCAACGGCCTACTATGCGCCCACGCTCATCAGTGGAATCGACACCGACGCCGAGGTGTGGCGTGAGGAGATCTTCGGTCCCGTCCTCGTCGCTCTCGCCTTCGACACCGACGATGAGGCCATCGAACTGGCCAACGACACCCCGTACGGCTTGGCGGCGAGCGCGTGGACGACGACCACGAACCGCACGATGCGCGCCGCGGCCGACATCGAAGCCGGGTGCGTGTGGATCAACGAGCACATTCCGATCGTCTCCGACATGCCACACGGCGGGTACAAGGCCTCCGGATTCGGCAAAGATATGAGCCAGTACTCATTCGATGAGTACACGCAGGTCAAGCACGTGTTCATCGACCAGCACGAGGACCCGCACCACGAATGGCAGGACACGATCTTCACGTCCTGA